One region of Camelina sativa cultivar DH55 chromosome 6, Cs, whole genome shotgun sequence genomic DNA includes:
- the LOC104790636 gene encoding probable pectinesterase/pectinesterase inhibitor 32 gives MTTFRQVGSPIFFLFLTISLCSAHKEAVSSNGLVQMECFRVPSSEFAEAAKTVIDAIQKAGAIVSKFDKKVGKSRVSNAILDCVDLLDSAAEELSWIISASQNPNGKDNSTGDVGSDLRTWISAALSNQDTCLDGFEGTNGIIRKVVASGLSRVSSTVRNLLTMVHPPPSKPKSKPMKAHTTATAHSGFSKFPSWVKPGDRKLLQTDSPQTAADAVVAADGTGNFKTISDAVLAAPDYSTKRYVIHVKRGVYVENVEIKKKKWNIMMVGDGIDSTVITGNRSFIDGWTTFRSATFAVSGRGFIARDITFQNTAGPEKHQAVALRSDTDLGVFYRCAMRGYQDTLYAHSMRQFFRECIITGTVDFIFGDATAIFQNCQIKAKQGLPNQKNSITAQGRKDPNEPTGFTIQFSNITADTDLLPNLNTTATYLGRPWKLYSRTVFMQNYMSDALKPEGWLEWNGDFALDTLYYGEYMNSGPGASLDRRVKWPGYHLLNTSAEANNFTVARFIQGNLWLPSTGITYIAGLGS, from the exons ATGACTACGTTCCGCCAAGTCGGCTCGCCgatctttttcctctttcttacCATCTCTTTATGTTCCGCTCATAAAGAGGCGGTTTCTTCTAATGGGTTGGTTCAAATGGAGTGTTTTAGAGTCCCGTCGTCAGAGTTCGCCGAAGCGGCCAAAACTGTCATTGACGCTATACAAAAAGCGGGAGCTATAGTGTCGAAGTTCGACAAGAAAGTGGGGAAGTCACGAGTGTCCAATGCGATTCTTGATTGCGTTGATCTTCTTGATTCCGCCGCCGAAGAGCTTTCTTGGATCATCTCTGCTTCTCAAAACCCCAACG GTAAAGATAACAGTACAGGGGACGTGGGTTCGGATCTAAGGACATGGATAAGCGCCGCACTTTCTAACCAAGACACGTGTCTCGACGGCTTCGAAGGCACTAATGGAATTATCAGAAAAGTCGTGGCCAGTGGTCTTAGCCGGGTCAGTTCTACCGTCCGAAATTTACTAACGATGGTTCACCCTCCTCCCTCTAAGCCCAAATCCAAGCCCATGAAAGCCCACACGACGGCCACCGCTCATAGTGGCTTCAGTAAGTTTCCCTCATGGGTTAAACCCGGTGATCGAAAGTTACTGCAAACTGATAGCCCACAAACGGCTGCTGACGCGGTTGTAGCGGCAGATGGGACTGGGAATTTCAAGACGATAAGTGACGCGGTGTTGGCCGCACCGGACTATAGCACGAAAAGATATGTGATACATGTGAAAAGAGGTGTATATGTGGAGAATgtggagattaaaaaaaagaaatggaacaTTATGATGGTTGGTGACGGCATTGATTCCACCGTGATCACCGGTAACCGGAGTTTTATCGATGGCTGGACTACTTTCCGGTCTGCTACTTTTg CTGTGAGCGGTAGAGGATTTATTGCACGCGATATCACGTTCCAAAACACAGCAGGACCTGAAAAACACCAAGCAGTCGCACTACGGTCGGATACGGATCTCGGGGTCTTTTATCGGTGCGCGATGAGAGGTTACCAAGACACTCTCTATGCCCACTCAATGCGTCAATTCTTTAGAGAATGCATTATAACAGGCACCGTAGACTTTATATTCGGAGATGCCACTGCCATATTCCAAAACTGCCAAATAAAAGCCAAACAAGGCCTACC AAACCAGAAGAACAGCATCACGGCTCAAGGACGTAAAGATCCAAACGAACCAACTGGATTCACAATCCAATTTAGCAACATAACGGCTGATACCGACCTACTTCCAAACTTAAATACAACCGCTACTTACTTGGGTCGACCGTGGAAATTGTATTCTAGAACAGTGTTCATGCAAAACTACATGAGTGATGCTCTCAAGCCCGAAGGATGGCTCGAATGGAACGGAGATTTTGCATTGGATACATTATATTATGGTGAGTATATGAACAGCGGACCGGGGGCTAGTCTTGACCGTCGTGTTAAGTGGCCAGGATACCATTTGTTGAATACTTCCGCGGAGGCTAATAACTTTACGGTAGCTCGATTCATACAAGGGAACCTGTGGTTACCATCAACTGGTATCACTTACATTGCTGGTTTAGGTTCGTAA